From a region of the Cognatiyoonia koreensis genome:
- the yajC gene encoding preprotein translocase subunit YajC, which translates to MQGIEGIIPLILIFAIMYFLLIRPQQKKLKDHQAMVAALRRGDQIVTQGGIIGKVTKVKDAATEVEVEIASGVTVRVVRSTIATVLNKTEPAK; encoded by the coding sequence ATGCAGGGCATCGAAGGCATTATTCCACTTATCCTGATTTTCGCGATCATGTATTTCCTGCTGATCCGTCCGCAGCAGAAAAAGCTGAAAGACCATCAGGCCATGGTGGCCGCCCTGCGCCGGGGCGATCAGATCGTCACGCAAGGCGGCATTATCGGCAAGGTCACAAAGGTCAAGGACGCCGCCACAGAAGTCGAAGTCGAGATCGCGTCCGGTGTGACCGTGCGTGTCGTCCGCTCGACCATTGCAACAGTGCTGAACAAGACAGAGCCTGCAAAATAA
- the secD gene encoding protein translocase subunit SecD, with protein sequence MMNFSAGKLILIWLTVVVGLVFAMPNTFYSRVEAHNDAIAAGVEDTSWPSFLPSGVVNLGLDLRGGAHLLAEVQLEDVYDTLMTSMWPSVRDTLVAERDAVGFVQQVENAPPGVLRFTISEPDGVARALELVQGLARPITALTGVGSSDIEVTADGTTLTVVFSDAEKEQINERTMAQTLEIVRNRIDEAGTREPNIQRQGADRVLIQVPGIGSAEELKRLIGTTAQLTFQPVVGRTSSDTEPAGVGNEILPSLDEPGVFYILERAPVVTGEELVDAQPAFDQNNRPAVNFRFNVSGAQKFGNYTLENIGSPFAIVLDEQVISAPVIQSHIAGGSGIITGNFSVEESTNLAVLLRAGALPAELTWLEERTVGPELGQDSIDAGTVACIAAGIAVLLYMFLSYGLFGIFANIALVINVGLMFGLLSMIGITLTLPGIAGIVLTIGMAVDANVIVFERIREELKTARGPARAIELGYEKALSSIIDANITTFMTAVILLLMGSGPVQGFAWTLMFGIMTSVFTALFVTRSIVVMWFASRRPKTIEV encoded by the coding sequence ATGATGAATTTCTCGGCAGGCAAGTTGATCCTGATCTGGCTGACCGTTGTGGTCGGTCTTGTCTTTGCGATGCCCAACACGTTCTACAGCCGTGTTGAGGCGCACAATGATGCTATCGCTGCAGGTGTCGAGGACACGAGCTGGCCCTCATTCTTGCCAAGCGGTGTCGTGAATCTGGGCCTTGATTTGCGTGGCGGTGCGCATTTGCTGGCGGAAGTGCAGCTTGAGGATGTTTACGATACGCTGATGACCTCCATGTGGCCGAGTGTGCGGGACACGCTGGTCGCTGAACGTGATGCTGTCGGATTCGTGCAGCAGGTCGAAAATGCGCCGCCCGGCGTGCTGCGGTTCACGATCTCGGAGCCGGACGGCGTTGCGCGCGCGCTTGAACTGGTGCAGGGACTTGCACGCCCGATCACAGCGCTGACCGGTGTCGGTTCATCCGATATCGAAGTGACGGCCGACGGCACCACGCTGACGGTTGTTTTTTCCGACGCCGAGAAAGAGCAGATCAACGAACGCACGATGGCGCAAACGCTTGAAATCGTGCGCAATCGTATCGATGAAGCCGGCACACGCGAGCCGAATATCCAGCGGCAGGGGGCTGATCGCGTCCTGATCCAGGTCCCTGGAATCGGATCCGCCGAAGAGCTGAAGCGGCTGATCGGCACGACAGCGCAGCTGACCTTTCAACCCGTCGTGGGCCGCACGTCGTCTGATACCGAGCCCGCCGGTGTCGGGAACGAAATCCTGCCTTCATTGGACGAGCCGGGCGTGTTTTACATTCTGGAACGCGCGCCTGTTGTGACCGGTGAAGAACTTGTCGACGCGCAGCCTGCCTTTGATCAGAATAACCGACCCGCAGTGAATTTCCGTTTCAACGTGTCGGGCGCGCAGAAATTTGGCAACTACACGCTCGAGAATATCGGTTCGCCTTTTGCGATTGTACTGGATGAACAGGTGATCTCTGCGCCTGTGATCCAAAGCCATATTGCCGGCGGGTCGGGCATTATCACCGGAAACTTTTCTGTCGAGGAATCGACCAATCTTGCGGTCTTGTTGCGCGCTGGCGCCTTGCCAGCCGAGCTGACCTGGTTGGAAGAGCGCACCGTCGGCCCTGAACTGGGGCAGGACAGTATTGATGCGGGCACCGTGGCCTGTATCGCGGCGGGCATTGCCGTGCTGCTTTACATGTTCCTGAGCTATGGGCTCTTCGGTATTTTCGCGAATATCGCCTTGGTCATTAACGTCGGGCTGATGTTTGGCCTTTTGTCGATGATCGGGATCACGCTGACCTTGCCCGGTATCGCGGGTATCGTGCTGACGATCGGCATGGCGGTCGATGCCAATGTGATCGTATTCGAGCGAATACGCGAAGAACTCAAGACAGCGCGAGGGCCTGCGCGCGCGATAGAGCTTGGCTATGAAAAGGCGCTGTCGTCGATCATTGATGCCAATATCACGACATTCATGACGGCGGTGATCCTTTTGCTCATGGGGTCCGGTCCGGTGCAGGGTTTTGCATGGACCTTGATGTTCGGGATCATGACGTCGGTCTTTACGGCGCTATTTGTCACACGTTCAATTGTCGTGATGTGGTTCGCATCACGTCGTCCAAAAACGATCGAGGTGTAA
- the secF gene encoding protein translocase subunit SecF, with translation MRLRLVKQDTSIDFFKRAKLWLGISGTMMIIAFASFMYQGLNFGIDFQGGTSIRTQAETPIDVAAYRAAVEPLGLGDVSITQVFDPSFDENQHVAMVRIQAQDGVESVTPETISAVEAALLEVAPNIEFMSVDSVGPKVSGELISDAIIAVSLAVTAILFYIWLRFEWQFAVGAVLALIHDVILTIGIFSELQIRFDLAIIAALLTIVGYSINDTVIVFDRVRENLRKYKQKPLKEVLNLSINETLSRTLMTSLTTMLALLALFVLGGDVIRGFVFAMMWGVFIGTYSSIFVATAILVVLGVKRDWSKKTPTAGGQYADIDA, from the coding sequence ATGCGACTAAGACTGGTCAAACAGGATACATCGATCGACTTTTTCAAGCGTGCAAAACTGTGGCTTGGTATTTCGGGCACGATGATGATTATCGCGTTCGCGTCGTTCATGTATCAGGGCCTGAACTTTGGTATCGATTTCCAGGGCGGCACCTCGATCCGTACACAGGCTGAAACGCCGATTGACGTCGCCGCCTATCGTGCGGCTGTCGAGCCGCTGGGACTTGGCGATGTATCAATTACGCAGGTGTTCGACCCGAGTTTCGACGAAAACCAGCATGTCGCCATGGTGCGAATCCAGGCGCAGGATGGCGTTGAAAGCGTCACGCCCGAGACAATTTCCGCTGTAGAAGCCGCCTTGCTGGAAGTCGCGCCGAATATCGAATTCATGTCTGTCGATTCCGTCGGGCCTAAGGTGTCTGGTGAGTTGATCAGCGATGCCATCATCGCTGTATCCTTGGCCGTAACCGCGATCTTGTTCTATATCTGGCTGCGCTTTGAATGGCAGTTTGCGGTGGGTGCCGTTCTGGCACTGATTCATGATGTGATCCTGACAATCGGTATTTTTTCAGAGCTTCAAATCCGCTTTGACCTTGCCATCATTGCGGCCTTGCTGACCATCGTCGGCTATTCGATCAACGACACGGTGATCGTGTTCGACCGCGTTCGCGAGAACCTGCGCAAATACAAGCAGAAGCCGTTGAAAGAGGTGTTGAACCTGTCGATCAATGAAACCTTGTCGCGCACCTTGATGACATCTTTGACGACGATGCTTGCGCTGTTGGCGCTGTTTGTTCTTGGCGGCGATGTGATCCGTGGCTTTGTCTTCGCGATGATGTGGGGCGTCTTTATCGGGACGTATTCGTCGATATTCGTGGCGACAGCAATTCTGGTTGTGCTGGGTGTGAAGCGTGACTGGTCGAAAAAGACCCCCACGGCGGGCGGCCAATATGCGGATATTGACGCCTGA
- a CDS encoding Mth938-like domain-containing protein, with product MRLTEIQYDGSKPIDGYGPGFFRIGGEKIEGPVTVFPSGVAAWGGYDDTESLVSEADSIDVLFIGTGAEIAHVPADFRALLEEAGIGVEAMASPAACRTYNVLLSEGRRVALALLPV from the coding sequence ATGCGCCTCACAGAAATTCAGTACGACGGGTCCAAGCCTATTGACGGGTATGGTCCCGGTTTTTTCCGGATCGGCGGTGAAAAAATCGAAGGGCCGGTGACCGTTTTTCCGTCCGGCGTCGCGGCGTGGGGCGGATATGACGACACAGAGTCATTGGTGTCCGAAGCTGACAGTATTGACGTTCTGTTTATTGGCACGGGTGCCGAGATTGCACATGTGCCGGCTGATTTTCGCGCGTTGCTTGAGGAGGCCGGGATCGGCGTCGAGGCGATGGCGTCACCAGCGGCCTGTCGTACTTACAACGTGCTGCTTTCGGAAGGCCGCCGCGTCGCGCTTGCCCTGTTGCCAGTCTGA
- the ccmA gene encoding heme ABC exporter ATP-binding protein CcmA: MTLTVTSLDVARSGTPVLSDVSFVVAPGEALILRGPNGIGKTTLLRTLAGLQPPLAGQIAASDESAYSSHADGIKTALTVEENLSFWAEVYGNTVPESVYEAFDLTSLRQRLAGTLSAGQKRRLGLARLGVIARKLLYLDEPTVSLDRFSVNLFADWLRDKHLAKGGIAVIATHIDLGIDAPTLDLTPFAAVREAEGGADEAFL, translated from the coding sequence ATGACTCTTACTGTCACCTCTCTTGATGTTGCCCGCAGCGGCACGCCGGTTCTGAGCGATGTCAGTTTCGTGGTCGCACCGGGTGAGGCGCTGATCCTGCGGGGGCCGAACGGCATCGGCAAAACGACGCTGTTGCGAACGCTGGCTGGATTGCAGCCCCCTTTGGCTGGTCAAATCGCCGCGAGTGACGAAAGTGCCTATTCAAGTCACGCTGACGGGATCAAGACCGCGCTGACGGTGGAAGAGAACCTGAGTTTCTGGGCCGAGGTTTACGGAAACACCGTTCCAGAATCTGTCTATGAAGCCTTTGATCTGACCTCACTGCGGCAGCGATTGGCGGGGACGCTGTCGGCGGGGCAAAAGCGCAGGCTGGGCCTTGCACGCCTTGGTGTTATCGCGCGTAAGCTGCTTTATCTGGATGAGCCGACCGTTTCGCTTGATCGTTTTTCAGTCAATCTGTTCGCCGATTGGTTGCGGGATAAACATTTGGCGAAGGGCGGAATAGCGGTCATCGCGACCCATATCGACCTTGGGATAGACGCGCCCACATTGGACCTGACTCCGTTTGCTGCTGTGCGCGAGGCCGAAGGCGGTGCTGACGAGGCTTTCCTGTGA